The DNA region ccgccgcttTTCTGGAACACCCGTGATATAACCCACTCATcctatatatgatatttaacaTGAATCACATGATCAgtgtttaaaagaaaatatatattcagATCTTTAACATAATCGACATCGAAGGATGTGCTGAAAATGAAATCAGCCGAAGATTTCCCTCTCTGTCCACCTCTTATTCAATGATTTTCAGAGCAGAAAGAATCTTCTAGATATATGCATGATGAATACAATGTTAACCCTAATTATGTCGGATACCAAACTAACGTATGTATGTATTAACGTTTCATGATCAGAATCCCGTGACTTGTGAGAGTgttttctaagaaccctagctaATAATTAAGAACCATAGTTAGCAGCAGGTGAAACCCTAAAAACCCTAAAATGAAAGTGAGTGAGAGAGAGAGACAATAATAGTACCTTGGAGGGCCTAGAGAGATAATGATATGCGAACTTGCCTTCAAGACGATACTCATGCATAACCCAGTTGGTCTTGAGTCCTCTAGGGGCACGTCCCTTGTAGAAAACTAGGGTTTTCTTCATACCGAGCAAAGAAGAAGTTTTTGAGCTAAAAATCTCCCTATCTTTTCCGGTTGCCTTCCAGTAGCCAGCCTCGGTGGCCCTGTTCGTCCTCAGCCCAGTTGGATACTTCCTATCCCTCAAACTAAAAAAGTACCACTCTTTCTCCCCCATCTTCGACTTTTctgtatatttatattgatcAGAAGTTATTATAAGTATAAGTTATATAGAAAGTAGTGAAAATTTAGTACCTGGAAGCTCCCATGGCTCGCATTTGTTAAGATCAACTTCAGCAATTGCTCTTCCAGTGAAATTAGAGTCGAATACTTTCTTGAGAAGGTAATAGGTGATGAGTTCTTCGTCGGTTGGATGGAACCTGAAGCCAGGGGGCAGATTATTATGTGATCCGTCAAGTTGAGTAGTGGGTTTATGgtaattcatcatcatcatcatttccATTGAGACAGGGATATCAGCAGTAGTAGTTTATGAATAGAAAGTATATATGATGAATATATGAAGAGGAGAGCGGATGAGTGGTGATAGAAGTGATGATATGAATTATGATCAGAACAAGGATTTGATGAATCGAGTGGcagagaaagaaataaaattaaaataatttatctgaAATTtctgaatttatttaaattaatttataatttctgATGAAACTCTGAAGTCTAGTTCTGTCTCTTATCATGTGCATTATAATAGtagctagagagagagagagagagtgtggGGCTCTCTTATGCGTGCGTGTGTGAGGGAAATGTACAGAACTAGGGTATTCCTTCGTCAGTGGAGAAGAAAACCCTtttctcttctttatttttttttaatatatataaataattacatgTCACATTTTGCTTTAatggaagaaaataaataattaagctgaaatttttatgtatttttcatTAGTTTATGATACAAATTAAAGCTAGCTAGGGTTCATGTTATGATCAAGTAAATTGAATTTAAGAAAATGATACGAAACAGGAAGTGGTTTTCATGTTTGATGTAAATCTGTGCATATGTTGTGTGGATGGATTGTAGAAGAGGgaatgaagagagagagatattTTTTTCACCATGGATCAATAAAGCAGATGCATATCTCATATGTCAGCACAGTACAAATTAAATACatcacaattattattattttttattattatacttcttagaacttgtttgaaactgttattttattatttatctgtTTTAAAAAGATCGGTGGAGACACTCTCGGTGATTATAGATCTAATTAAGAATTTTTGAACTCGTAATTAATCTGGTTGTGTTTTGAGTGTTTGGTGTTATTAGGTTTAAACGACTATTAATATTACATTATATTGCATTaacttttaactatttttttaattaaaaccctaataatatatattttcattaaacaaaattGTTTTCCAATATACATCGATCTGTTTGGTGTTTTGTTGTTACTCTCCCATGCACGCACATAAGTCTTCTTTCTCTCTGTCATCATCTTTCTGCTTTCTTTtttcatgttaattttatttacaattatgATTTGTCCTTTCCATCATTTTGTTTCGTACtatttatcttttgttttttctattACAGAGTACATGGAAAGAATATAATGAAGAATATATACTACTGAAGAATGAAGTATCttaatttgtgtttaattattataataatttgagagATTATTTGAATTGATCAAACGAGTCCCAGCTAGCTGGTTGGTTGTGGGCATgtatttcaaactcataaaaTTGCATGCATCTGTTCATCAATCAAtcccatccatccatccatccaatCGGGCCAGCACATCCATCACCGTCAATCACAAATCcgtatatatagagagaaagaagaatTGACACTCAGATTTAGACACCTCATGCTCGGATTTTGAGATAGCAACAACCGTACCCCTAAAACCTAGGTCTGCTAGCTAACCCTAACCCTACGCCTACCTACCTACCTACCTTacatacaatatataatatagccTACCCATCACCTATATGCATTTAATGATCATATCGTCTTCCTTATAATTAAACTCTCTCTTTTTCCTTCTTCCTTCCTTTATAACCCTCGCAATATTTAATGAAGAAGAACAGGAAAACGACAACAACCACCGAAACatctaattaattcattaatgcCGGGAGAGATGATCATTTAGGACTCGGCCATACATATTATATCATTGATCCTTTTCCTTCCAACAGTCtacaaaataatgtttgatcGATTAGGGTTACTTTGATTCATATTATTCAGTTTGAATTGGAATGGGGCATGCCATATTTCATAAACTTaatcatttcaatttattatattaatatttatttttagtaatataactgttatttaaataatttaatatatataaataaacagtGATTGatgtaataaatttatttgtaaatagttGATTGATGTTGTGTTTTAGTACATTTTGTGAATATTTAGATATggctatttattatattattttaatgttgttAGATTTAATTAAACGACTtgtttatatcatattatatagatttaaaaaataaatatttcaaaaataatacaaacaaatCATTGTAGACCTACCTGcatcttttatattataatatatatgagataGGACTAAAACAATCATTAACAATTCAAGCAGAAGTTTAATATAACCAAAAGAATACAAATGACTTGTTCCTTTATGGCTTATTTGATATTATTCTCTAATAATCTTATTAGTTTGGGTTTAATTAGGGGTGAGAAGACATTATAAATacacaataaataatatatttgtttaaatactgatgatttgaattatataattgattaatatatatgtatataaatatataataaaatggtgagttatttgataataatattaaatgatcCAAATTTTAGTCTATCTTGCTTTCCATTTAGTTCTATCTAATCAATAAGTTTAGAATATTGTTTGAACATATTCAATTAATGGTTTTCGAAAATGTAGAGATTCAAACTTCataaagatttttttgtcaTATGCATAATGCACTTTTCATCGCACTCACTTAAAATACAATTGCTCAATAATCATATACTTTTCTCTTGATTCACATTTCCATATTTAAGCTCTCTCTAAACTCATCTACCAAGAAAAAGAGGATATTATCCAAATTCTACTCATCTAAGTTCCATAGTCTTGACATTCTTAATTGTCATGAAACCAACTAATTAAGTGATCGTGATGAGTACTAATTAATCAACAATTAATTTCTTGCAATAATCTCTAGCCCTTATTCCTAtctaaatttagatatatatttttgtaaattatttaacGTTTTATAGTTTAAATTAGGGCCGAATAACCTATATTAATGGATTTGgttgagtttataaataaatttaaatccaaACTATTGGTTGCCTATACTCTATCAAGacttcaaatataataaattggaTTAATCAAATGTTgaattagtttaataattttttgaatattcAATCACATAATTACCTTCAATGtgattatcaaacaaaattaactataaaaataccAACCtaattgagattatttaaaaattgagtgtttaaaatttgtcaaaataaaaagtGAGAGTGTATCTACTttgattttgtataaaatatttaattaaattatatttaacttatttataaatgagaattgaatgaaaacaaattatttattgatataatatttttaataaatatgattcgttttgattttctaaaaaacaattttttaattagtaacaatattttaaaacaaagaagaaattcaaatttgtttagtattagttatttgaatataatatatatttgttattataaattaaatttcttttatataaaacacTTTAGCTTGTAGAAACAAACAGTCTctctattaaatatataaaattgggCCAGACCAGATAGGCCCGtgaacattattataaaataatgggGGTTTAGTAGCCGTTTGCTTTTTGTCTTATCTGCCATCATTTGCTTTGCTTTACTCAAGCAAAATATGGCATTTCTTCTGTTCTTTTCTTTTAGAATCATCATCTCCTTCCAAATCCAAACACTAGAAGCCGAAATCAAATcccataaacaaattcttgcACCATTTCTGCTATTTTTCTGTGTGAATGACCCTGCATcaacttaataataaaaagggaCGCCATTTCTTCATCTAATCTACCTTTCTCTTCTTGTCTCCGATGGATGCTCATAAGGGTAAGAGTAAGTCATCCTCAATTTTACTCAGAAACCCGcgaattattcaaatttgatgtttttattgTCGTAACAGAGGTGGTGGAAGATGCCGGAAACTCTAAAATTCATGTGTTCCAATCATCCTCAGAGGTTACAACCCTATCAACcctttcttcttgttcttgattTTTGCATTTCCATTGACTGTAGCGATGCCCATTAATGATTTCTAAGATTGCATGCCAAGTGTTTGATAAAATGCGTCAATGATTTCTAACTAATTGTATTGTGTCTCTTGCTTCATAAACTGGAtgataatcaatcaatcaattaattaagCAGCTTGTTGAGAGTCTGCATCAGAAATGGATCAACAATGGGAAGCAACAACCTTACCCTGCAATGTATTCAAGTGTTTTTGGAGGGATTGTTCTTGATCCGTCTCTAATGGTTATTCCATTAGATGATCACATGGTTCACAGAGGCCATGGTGTTTTTGATACAGCTATTATAATTGATGGGTAATTAGATTCTTTTTCTCATTCTAACAAACAAACATCCATTATGATTCactgatatatatattacttcTTTCTTGGGGGGCAGATATCTGTATGAACTGGATGTTCATCTAGACCGTTTCCTCCGATCAGCATCATCTTCAAGAATTTCATCTCCTTTCCCTCGTTCAACTCTTAGAAACATCCTCATCCAGCTCACAGCCACATCCCAGTGCAAAAAAGGAACACTTCGATACTGGTTAACTTCAGGTCCAGGCGATTTCTTACTTTCACCAGCAGGATGCCCATCTTCAGCCTTCTACGCAGTCGTCATAACAGACGATTTCCCACAACAGAAAAAAGGAGTTAAAGTCATAACATCCACCGTCCCCATGAAACCCCCTCAATTTGCCACCATGAAAAACGTTAACTATCTCCCAAACGTCCTGTCTGTAATGGAAGCCCAAGATAAGGGGGCGTTTGCATCAATCTGGATAGACAATAACGGGTTTATCGCAGAAGGCCCGAATGTGAACGTGGCGTTTATAACGCATGATAAGGAACTCGTATTGCCTTCGTTTGATAATATTCTGCGTGGATGCACTGCTAAGAGGCTACTTGAATTGGCGCCGGAGTTTGTGAAGGATGGTCGTCTGAAAAGTGTTAGAACTGGGGATATTACAGTGGAAGAAGGGAAAGGTTGTGCTGAAATGATGTTTGTTGGGAGTACTCTTCCTTTGTTGCCAATAGTAGAATGGGATGATAAACCAATTGGAGATGGTAAGTATTTTCATTATCAATCATATGATGTAAAAAAAGACAATTTGGAACAAGCCCTTATAATGATAATTGTTGTTTATTATGACAGGAGAAGTGGGGGAATTAACTATGGCTCTTTGTGATCTTCTTTGGGAGGATATGGTTGCTGGCCCTGAAACTCAAAGGATTCCAATTGCTTATCCTTAAGCTTAAGACTTCACTTGTTTCATGTTTAAGAATGTTTGATGTTtcattgaataattaataataatttcatcgCCACACAAAATTctcaagaaaatgaaaatgttACTTCAATAATATTTTCCTTGCTAAAAATCTTGTTTCCACCATTTAACTTATGCAAGTGatgttttcttcccttagatcTTGTCTAAGttagtttggattatttaaataactcaaattaaaaaaaaaacatctttttaatctctttttatattacctaactcaaaatttaaaattatatatattttatcattatatattaaaatttgtctttttaataataataaaaatcaatatttcttcaaaatcactaataattattatttttaaataaactcatttATAATAATGACTCAATGCGAAAAAGCCTTGGAAATTTGCGAAATGACCTATAAAGCATCTTAAATGCGCTGAGTTGTACAAAtgaccattttaaaatattctgaCGAAATTATTCCGTCCCGTGTAACATGAAAGACAGGATCGTCACGTGAAGGGAAAGTCTGTGAAATTACTCTTGTCGGCGTCGTCACGTAACGCGAAGGGCACGATCATTTTGAACTTTTCACATGCTTTTCTTTTGCGAGAAGATCCTGCCATTCGCATTACGCGACAGAGTAATttcgtcaaaatattttaaaaggatCATTTACACAACTAAATTTATGCGCCGGTCACCCGCACATTAATTAATTGACTTTTTTAAAGTCATTTAGTCAAATTTTCGTTATTAAGtcaattaaagtaaaaaattaaagaatttaagTGAAAacagttttatttaaaatattaatcacctaattaattgttttatgggttatttaaaaataataattgatgaaaattttgaactgttaatttttttttatcaaaaatttaataatgattaaataaaaaatatagtatatgaattaattcaaagtgaaatgatattaaattaaattgagttACTTAAAAGAAGCTAAAGATGATAACTTTTTTCTCAATTTCATACTATATATCAAACTACTGAATTCTTCTCCAAGATTCAGCTAGGGTTTCTGCTACACTTCTTTCGACGGAGCAATGGCGTCAAATGGCTTACGGAGCGACGGGAAACTAGGACTGAGGAAACCGGTTTTCGTCAAGGTTGACGATCTCAAGCCTTGTACTAACGGCCATACTCTCATAGTGAAGATTACCACTTCCAACAACGTGTTACAGAAAGGCCGATCCGTCTCTCAGCATCTCCGGCAGACACGTATTTCCGAGTGTCTCGTCGGTGACGAAACCGGAACGATTCTCTTTACTGCTCGTAATGATCAGAGTATGTATGAATTCCTTTATTTCCTATCTTAAGAACAACAATAAGTATTGAAATTAAGAAGGGGGGTTTCATCACTTGTTTCAGTTGAGTTGATGAAGGCTGGTGCGACAGTGATACTTCGAAATGCAAGAATTGATATGTTCAAGGGATCCATGAGGCTTGCTGTTGATAAATGGGGACGAATTGAACAAGTTACTGAACCTGCAACATTTTCAATTAAGGAAGATAACAATCTATCTCTCATAGAGTTTGAGTTGGTGGATgttgtagaagaagaagaagaagaatgactGCACTAATTCTGGTATGATAATTAGGGTTTGCTTATTAGAATAAATGAAGATTGGGATGGATGTTTAGCTCTTTAATGGTAATGTCTTGACATggatatctatctatctatctatatatatgatgaaaaaTCACTTGCTTTAAATTGCCTTTTTTGAAATGGGTTTCTATTTTATGATTAGTCAGTGTCACAGAACGTGACTAGAGTTGTGAAGGTAAGTAAGTAGAACCAAAATGAAAAAGGTTGCCTTTTTCACATGAGACTCTTGCTAAGGATTATACTTTATTGTTAACTACTTTATAGTTTATACATATATGAGTATATGACAAACAAACACACCATCCCACATCCATGtaagagaggagaagaagaagaagagacaaTGGAGGATGAGAAGATAGAAAATCAAGAAACAAGCAACGACAACTCTCTGGTAAGGACACCATCTTGTCATGTACGAAGAGAATCAGAAGATCCGGAGAACGAATTTGCTCTTAGCACTTTGATCAGACAAGCTTCACTCACGTCTTCTGATGTTTTCTTGAATAACCATCCCAGAAATCCTCGGAAAAAGGTAGCAACTTTTTCAAATACCAGACATTAGTTTTAAATTCGACTAAACTATATACGTTTTTGCAGGCGATGAAGAAGAGTTACAGCGCTCCGAGGGCGGGTCCAGGCGTCAACAACAACCCAGAAAGGAAAAACATTGAAGTGAAGCAGACAGGAAATCAAGTTGAGAAAAAACAGACAGGAAATCTAAGGAAAAGCATGAGCAATTTAGAAACACAAGTGCTGGCTTTAAGGAGGCATGAATTTGAACATGGTCAgacctcttcttcttcatctgaAACTCAGTCTCAGGTACCAAAGTGGCCTGATAAGGCATCTTCAGCAGAAGACATGAAAGCCCAGATCAAGTTCTGGGCAAGATCTGTAGCCGCTAACGCTAACGGACGTTGAAAATTGCTGtctttttaactatatatataactatataattaattaaaacatacaGAAAGACCATTTGCATAGCAGCATAGGTTAGAAGTGatgtttattaaataagttGAATATTGTCAGCAGAGAACATTAggtttattatattatgttgtAATGCTGTTAATTAGTGTATGCCTTCTTAATtcgattaaataaataaaatgggcTTAATTTATTCCCACTATTTTAAATGGAAACCACTTCATTAATATAAAGTTCagaactaaataaaaaaactaaaattaagaGAAAAGTGTCCTCATTGGCACTGACTTACACCTGGTTAGAGCAAATGGCTCGTATGCCAGTTTCTGCTCTATCATCATCGCTGCTGCCGCCGGCAACGAACAGGATGACCTCGAGGGTTGTATAACAGACCCATTTGGCAGAGGTGGTGCCGGTGCTTGTGGAATATTGCTGACTCTTTTCTTCTGCTCCGGTCCCATGTCGGGTTTCTCTGCCAGACGACGCCTCTCAGGCAACCGCCGGTCGAAGTCTGTGCTGCATACCCATGTTTCCTTGGAGACTTCCATTGACAATTTTGGCTCGCAAATCATTAACAGCAAACAATCAGGCAAGGGTGAAGAAGAAGGTTCATCATCTGCTGCATCTAAATTTGaatctaataatttctctaAATGGGCATTAGCTTGAGCTTCTTCATGAACTGAAGCTCCTCCATCCTCGTGAATGGtgttttcttcttcatcatcatctgtTTTTGGAACATGAACAGGGGTCTGTAAAAGGCGATTAGAAAGAGCTGCCATTTTCACAGGATCAGATCTATATCTCATCATCAATAAAGCATTCTTGGGAGGTATACAAATGCTGACTCTCGATTCCTCCATTATCATCTCAGGCTTCTTATTATCTCTTTCTATTTCCCTCTTCCcctttcctcctcctccttcaatTCTCACAAACCACCACCTCTCAAACACAGCCACACA from Impatiens glandulifera chromosome 5, dImpGla2.1, whole genome shotgun sequence includes:
- the LOC124937437 gene encoding uncharacterized protein At4g28440-like isoform X2 produces the protein MASNGLRSDGKLGLRKPVFVKVDDLKPCTNGHTLIVKITTSNNVLQKGRSVSQHLRQTRISECLVGDETGTILFTARNDQIELMKAGATVILRNARIDMFKGSMRLAVDKWGRIEQVTEPATFSIKEDNNLSLIEFELVDVVEEEEEE
- the LOC124939692 gene encoding protein CUP-SHAPED COTYLEDON 2-like; translation: MMMMMNYHKPTTQLDGSHNNLPPGFRFHPTDEELITYYLLKKVFDSNFTGRAIAEVDLNKCEPWELPEKSKMGEKEWYFFSLRDRKYPTGLRTNRATEAGYWKATGKDREIFSSKTSSLLGMKKTLVFYKGRAPRGLKTNWVMHEYRLEGKFAYHYLSRPSKDEWVISRVFQKSGGGGGAVPTSVIGGGSKKSLNRLMINPCPNFISSDINSPSSAASVSLPGLLDFCATASSESFDGGSSTNEASKEHVPCFSTMSGSNFNPINAPFNYFPPPPPPPSRMNIRNVSTAAAASMPMMDNLHMPFYFSNNGGGGGDIGGYAPVGRYEMNEGGGGDKFDYMWSI
- the LOC124938692 gene encoding D-amino-acid transaminase, chloroplastic-like isoform X1 — protein: MDAHKGKKVVEDAGNSKIHVFQSSSELVESLHQKWINNGKQQPYPAMYSSVFGGIVLDPSLMVIPLDDHMVHRGHGVFDTAIIIDGYLYELDVHLDRFLRSASSSRISSPFPRSTLRNILIQLTATSQCKKGTLRYWLTSGPGDFLLSPAGCPSSAFYAVVITDDFPQQKKGVKVITSTVPMKPPQFATMKNVNYLPNVLSVMEAQDKGAFASIWIDNNGFIAEGPNVNVAFITHDKELVLPSFDNILRGCTAKRLLELAPEFVKDGRLKSVRTGDITVEEGKGCAEMMFVGSTLPLLPIVEWDDKPIGDGEVGELTMALCDLLWEDMVAGPETQRIPIAYP
- the LOC124937437 gene encoding uncharacterized protein LOC124937437 isoform X1; this translates as MTNKHTIPHPCKRGEEEEETMEDEKIENQETSNDNSLVRTPSCHVRRESEDPENEFALSTLIRQASLTSSDVFLNNHPRNPRKKAMKKSYSAPRAGPGVNNNPERKNIEVKQTGNQVEKKQTGNLRKSMSNLETQVLALRRHEFEHGQTSSSSSETQSQVPKWPDKASSAEDMKAQIKFWARSVAANANGR
- the LOC124938692 gene encoding D-amino-acid transaminase, chloroplastic-like isoform X2 gives rise to the protein MDAHKEVVEDAGNSKIHVFQSSSELVESLHQKWINNGKQQPYPAMYSSVFGGIVLDPSLMVIPLDDHMVHRGHGVFDTAIIIDGYLYELDVHLDRFLRSASSSRISSPFPRSTLRNILIQLTATSQCKKGTLRYWLTSGPGDFLLSPAGCPSSAFYAVVITDDFPQQKKGVKVITSTVPMKPPQFATMKNVNYLPNVLSVMEAQDKGAFASIWIDNNGFIAEGPNVNVAFITHDKELVLPSFDNILRGCTAKRLLELAPEFVKDGRLKSVRTGDITVEEGKGCAEMMFVGSTLPLLPIVEWDDKPIGDGEVGELTMALCDLLWEDMVAGPETQRIPIAYP